One part of the Acidiferrobacterales bacterium genome encodes these proteins:
- a CDS encoding 3-keto-5-aminohexanoate cleavage protein, with amino-acid sequence MSEPCIITVAITGAVPRKEDNPAVPVTPPEQIESTHEAFEAGASLVHIHVRNEDQSPGSDPEKFAEIQEGVTKYCPGMVIQFSTGGRGRELSQRGAMLRLRPDMASLATGSVNFPTSIYENPPSFVDELASTMLQYDIKPEIEIFDVAMLYNAASLVRRDLLAAPAHVQFVLGIPNALPARRSLLEFLISELNDVLPGATWTAAGVARHQYTVNQWCLELGGHCRTGLEDNIRYDRDRLAASNAELVTKIVDVAGEFGRRPATVTEAREILGLRMAA; translated from the coding sequence ATGTCAGAACCGTGCATTATCACTGTTGCCATCACCGGTGCAGTCCCCAGAAAAGAGGACAACCCGGCCGTACCGGTAACACCGCCTGAGCAAATTGAGTCGACGCATGAGGCGTTTGAGGCTGGTGCGTCCCTGGTACACATCCACGTGCGTAACGAAGATCAGTCGCCCGGGTCGGATCCGGAGAAATTTGCCGAAATTCAGGAAGGTGTGACGAAATACTGCCCCGGCATGGTCATCCAATTCTCTACAGGCGGTCGCGGCAGGGAACTCAGCCAGCGAGGCGCCATGCTGAGGCTTCGGCCCGATATGGCCTCGCTCGCAACGGGCTCAGTCAATTTCCCGACGTCAATCTATGAGAACCCACCTTCATTCGTTGATGAGTTGGCGTCAACGATGCTGCAGTATGACATCAAACCGGAGATTGAGATTTTCGATGTCGCAATGCTGTATAACGCGGCTTCACTGGTCCGGCGAGATCTCCTTGCGGCACCTGCACATGTGCAGTTTGTACTTGGCATACCGAATGCGTTGCCGGCACGTCGAAGTTTGCTTGAGTTCCTGATTTCCGAGTTGAATGATGTCTTGCCGGGCGCAACCTGGACAGCTGCCGGAGTCGCCCGACATCAGTATACGGTGAACCAATGGTGCCTGGAACTTGGCGGGCACTGTCGAACCGGTCTGGAAGACAACATCCGCTATGATCGGGACCGACTGGCTGCGAGCAACGCCGAACTGGTTACGAAGATTGTTGATGTTGCCGGCGAGTTTGGTCGGCGTCCGGCGACAGTGACAGAAGCCAGAGAGATTTTGGGATTGCGAATGGCCGCTTGA
- a CDS encoding pyruvate carboxylase subunit B, with protein MARKVNLIDLTMRDAHQCLWATRMTTAMMKDIAPILDRSGFEALDLVGGAVFDVCVRYLHEDPWERMRILSSWVQETPLIIHTRGQSLFTFEFFADDVVELAAERFAANGMRYHTPYDAINDIRNLEIPIRAAKQHGLQTVGGLVYTVSPVHTDEYYARKARELIKLDVDGVYIKDPSGLLRPDRVPTLIPALKNAIGDLPLQLHSHCLSGLAPYTALLAVDYGVDVVHTATSTLANGASHPPTELFVRNCQRRGYETDVDLGQVEQVADKLAYLAKTENKPVGEVAEYDEFHYHHQVPGGMISNLRYQLGTLGIEDRLQEILEEAGHVRADLGYPIVVSPFAQYIITQSVLNVMGRDRGNDRYDAVPDEVRLYVQGGYGEVAGEIEPNLYDKIARGAEPIRERPGAHVPPALERLRRTRGPFASDDDLLLAAFYAEKEYSALKGAGPIRLDSTSVTGSPLTTLIRELASRPSIRSFSLKAKTA; from the coding sequence ATGGCGCGAAAAGTTAACCTGATTGACCTGACGATGCGTGACGCACACCAATGTCTGTGGGCAACGCGCATGACAACGGCGATGATGAAAGACATCGCCCCAATTCTAGACCGTTCAGGGTTTGAGGCCCTTGATCTTGTTGGCGGTGCGGTTTTCGATGTTTGTGTGCGATACCTTCACGAAGACCCCTGGGAGCGGATGCGCATTCTGAGCAGTTGGGTCCAGGAGACTCCCCTGATCATCCATACTCGCGGTCAGAGTCTGTTCACATTTGAGTTCTTTGCAGATGACGTGGTTGAGCTGGCAGCGGAGCGATTTGCCGCCAATGGTATGAGATACCACACCCCGTATGATGCCATCAATGACATCCGAAACCTTGAGATCCCCATACGTGCAGCCAAACAGCATGGATTGCAAACGGTCGGGGGGCTGGTTTATACCGTCAGCCCGGTCCACACTGACGAGTACTACGCGAGAAAAGCGAGAGAACTGATCAAACTGGACGTTGATGGTGTATATATCAAGGATCCCAGTGGCCTTTTGCGTCCGGACCGGGTACCGACCCTGATTCCTGCGCTGAAGAACGCGATCGGTGACTTGCCGCTCCAACTTCACTCCCATTGCCTGTCCGGACTTGCGCCTTATACTGCGTTGCTTGCCGTTGATTACGGCGTCGATGTCGTGCACACTGCAACATCAACCTTGGCGAACGGCGCCTCACATCCGCCGACCGAGCTGTTCGTGCGCAATTGCCAGCGTAGGGGTTATGAGACTGATGTGGATCTCGGGCAGGTCGAACAGGTTGCCGACAAGCTGGCCTACCTTGCAAAGACTGAAAACAAGCCCGTTGGCGAAGTCGCGGAATATGACGAATTTCACTATCACCATCAAGTGCCCGGCGGAATGATTTCGAATCTGCGCTATCAGTTGGGTACACTCGGCATCGAGGACCGGCTTCAGGAGATTCTGGAGGAGGCCGGGCATGTAAGAGCTGATCTCGGCTATCCAATCGTAGTCAGCCCGTTCGCTCAATACATCATTACCCAGTCGGTACTCAATGTAATGGGTCGAGACCGCGGAAATGATCGCTATGATGCAGTTCCCGATGAGGTACGACTGTATGTCCAAGGTGGGTATGGTGAGGTGGCCGGTGAAATCGAACCCAACCTATATGACAAGATTGCCCGAGGCGCGGAACCAATTCGGGAGCGTCCCGGTGCGCATGTTCCACCGGCCCTGGAACGCTTGCGCAGGACGAGGGGACCGTTCGCGTCGGACGATGATCTTCTGCTCGCTGCGTTCTACGCCGAAAAGGAATATTCAGCGTTGAAAGGCGCTGGTCCGATCCGCCTGGATTCGACTTCCGTAACCGGCTCACCATTGACGACGCTGATCAGGGAATTGGCTTCGCGTCCGTCCATTCGTTCTTTCAGTCTCAAGGCAAAAACAGCCTGA
- a CDS encoding extracellular solute-binding protein, producing the protein MKVFRNLSRICLLSLCASGISLSAHAHEDVTFVSWTGPYMRAQMLGFVRPYEQMTGKSVAVEHYAGGLKEVRNQVESANVIWDVIDMTEADVLRGCAEGLLEPLTDINLPDGIDGVPASEDFVEGALNECGIGGIRWSSSFAYDTRVFGDDAPTTVADFFDVERFPGPRAARRDPSVLMEWALMADGVPLEDIYATLETDEGLERAFKMLDRIRSGLLWWAYENEPIRYLEDGLVTMSGIWTVSATDRIRQQNSPIAIVTDGAITEMDLYAVPKGTQNLEAAFEFIRYASSSDALAGQAMHQPIEPTRLSAYDLIPDEIKSGFVTGPNAKSGFTLASDARWWAENYVRISEKFEEWAMKAPRQGAIGGVR; encoded by the coding sequence ATGAAAGTCTTTAGAAATTTGTCCCGCATCTGTCTGCTGTCGCTTTGTGCTTCAGGCATTTCTCTTAGTGCACATGCCCACGAGGATGTGACATTCGTAAGTTGGACAGGGCCTTATATGCGCGCTCAGATGCTGGGGTTTGTTCGCCCGTACGAACAGATGACAGGAAAATCGGTCGCTGTAGAGCATTATGCCGGGGGCCTGAAGGAAGTGCGTAACCAGGTTGAGTCCGCAAACGTAATCTGGGATGTTATCGATATGACTGAAGCGGACGTTTTGCGCGGTTGCGCAGAAGGCTTGCTAGAACCTCTCACCGATATTAATTTGCCTGATGGCATCGATGGCGTACCGGCATCAGAGGATTTCGTTGAAGGTGCGTTGAACGAATGCGGGATTGGTGGCATACGATGGTCTTCGTCATTCGCATACGATACCCGGGTATTTGGGGATGACGCTCCGACGACGGTAGCCGATTTTTTTGATGTTGAAAGATTCCCGGGTCCCCGAGCCGCCAGGCGCGACCCGTCTGTGCTCATGGAATGGGCGCTGATGGCCGATGGTGTTCCCCTTGAAGATATCTATGCAACTTTGGAGACTGACGAGGGATTGGAACGGGCCTTCAAGATGCTGGACAGAATCCGGTCCGGACTTCTTTGGTGGGCTTACGAAAATGAACCGATCAGGTATCTTGAAGACGGGTTGGTAACGATGAGTGGAATTTGGACGGTTTCAGCAACGGATCGAATTCGGCAGCAGAACAGTCCAATCGCTATCGTAACTGATGGAGCTATCACCGAAATGGACTTGTATGCGGTTCCAAAGGGCACACAGAATCTCGAAGCAGCGTTTGAATTCATTAGATATGCGAGCAGCAGTGATGCTTTGGCGGGACAGGCGATGCACCAACCGATTGAACCGACGCGTCTGTCTGCCTATGATCTGATTCCAGATGAAATCAAGTCCGGGTTCGTTACCGGGCCAAACGCAAAGTCTGGGTTCACACTGGCATCGGATGCCCGGTGGTGGGCGGAAAACTATGTGAGAATTTCCGAAAAGTTTGAAGAATGGGCAATGAAAGCGCCTCGCCAAGGTGCGATCGGCGGCGTGAGATAG
- a CDS encoding glutathione binding-like protein: MYDLYYWTTPNGHKVTMFFEEAGVDYEIIPVNIGKGEQFTADFLQISPNNRIPAMVDNQPADGSEKVSLFESGAMLLYLAEKHGVFIPSGVSGRASVLKWLFWQMANLGPMAGQNHHFVVYLEEENPYAIKRYVGEVSRLYAILDDQLADSEFICGREYTIVDMACYPWIVPHERQRQHLSEFENLSRWFEQIRSRPATVRAYDVAKQVNPSPQKMTEEEKKILFGQDADTLRKLKNN; this comes from the coding sequence ATGTACGATTTGTATTATTGGACCACGCCCAATGGGCATAAGGTTACCATGTTCTTTGAAGAAGCGGGTGTCGACTACGAAATCATTCCTGTCAATATCGGCAAAGGTGAGCAATTCACTGCCGACTTTCTGCAAATCTCTCCAAACAACCGAATTCCGGCAATGGTTGACAACCAGCCCGCAGATGGCAGTGAAAAGGTGTCACTGTTCGAATCAGGCGCCATGCTTCTATATCTTGCAGAAAAGCACGGCGTTTTCATTCCTTCCGGGGTCAGCGGACGAGCCAGCGTTCTGAAGTGGCTTTTCTGGCAGATGGCGAATCTGGGTCCGATGGCCGGTCAGAACCATCACTTCGTGGTCTATCTTGAAGAAGAGAATCCATATGCGATCAAACGCTATGTCGGAGAGGTGTCGCGGCTGTATGCAATTTTGGACGACCAGCTGGCGGACAGCGAATTCATCTGCGGGCGGGAATATACGATTGTCGACATGGCATGTTACCCATGGATTGTCCCTCACGAGCGACAACGACAGCATCTTTCGGAGTTTGAGAATCTCAGCCGGTGGTTTGAGCAAATAAGAAGTCGCCCCGCAACAGTTCGTGCATATGACGTGGCCAAGCAGGTGAACCCGAGTCCCCAGAAGATGACAGAGGAAGAAAAGAAAATCTTGTTCGGACAGGATGCGGACACATTGCGCAAGTTGAAAAACAATTGA
- a CDS encoding acetyl-CoA carboxylase biotin carboxylase subunit: protein MKRLLIANRGEIALRVVQACRNLGIQSVAVYTDADRKSLHVLQADDSIRIGPNTASHSYLNHNGLIHAAVATDCQAIHPGYGFLSENSQFARLCEREGLIFIGPHPDSIERMGDKSQARAEAVKLNIEVVPGSQSSFKDAHQALRIAKDIDFPVLIKARGGGGGRGMRIVRDAELFVSEFTQAAAEAQSAFGDGELYLEKYLTGIRHVEVQILADNDGNVIALGERDCTIQRRHQKLVEESPCSVIDDSMREGLHDCAVRLGKSIGYRGAGTVEFVLTEDRKRYYFIEMNTRIQVEHPVTEQLFGLDLVEAQIRIAGGESLSSIAPHVQYRGHAIEFRINAENWQNDFIPSPGVITHWKSPATTGVRVDTHAYESFRISPYYDSMIAKLIIHGHDREHALARAEQALEEFQIAGVATTIGFHQKLLRHTDFKTGNISTKWVEDKFLPEHT from the coding sequence ATGAAACGGTTACTGATTGCGAACCGCGGTGAGATTGCCTTACGTGTGGTTCAGGCTTGTCGAAACCTGGGCATTCAGAGCGTTGCTGTCTACACTGACGCCGACCGCAAGTCCCTACACGTATTGCAGGCAGACGACAGTATCAGAATCGGTCCGAATACTGCCAGCCACAGTTACCTGAATCACAACGGCCTGATTCACGCCGCAGTTGCTACCGATTGCCAAGCTATACATCCTGGCTACGGGTTTCTATCAGAAAACTCCCAATTTGCCCGGTTATGTGAGCGTGAAGGCTTGATTTTCATCGGTCCTCACCCTGATTCGATTGAGCGTATGGGAGATAAGTCACAGGCACGTGCTGAAGCGGTCAAGCTCAACATTGAAGTCGTGCCAGGCTCCCAGTCGTCTTTCAAGGACGCGCACCAGGCGTTGAGAATTGCTAAAGACATCGATTTTCCCGTGCTGATTAAAGCCCGCGGCGGTGGAGGCGGGCGAGGGATGAGAATTGTTCGGGACGCCGAACTGTTTGTTTCAGAGTTCACACAGGCTGCCGCGGAAGCGCAATCCGCATTCGGCGATGGCGAACTGTATCTGGAAAAGTACCTGACCGGGATTCGTCACGTTGAAGTGCAGATCCTGGCGGATAATGACGGCAATGTCATCGCTCTGGGCGAGCGTGACTGTACGATCCAGCGCAGACATCAGAAACTCGTAGAGGAGTCGCCCTGCAGTGTGATCGATGATTCCATGCGCGAAGGATTGCATGATTGTGCAGTCCGACTGGGGAAGTCCATCGGCTACAGAGGGGCTGGGACGGTGGAGTTTGTCCTGACCGAAGACCGCAAGCGATACTACTTTATCGAGATGAATACGCGGATCCAGGTGGAACATCCGGTAACGGAACAGCTTTTCGGATTGGACTTGGTCGAGGCCCAGATTCGAATTGCCGGCGGGGAGTCGCTGTCGAGTATTGCGCCACACGTACAGTATCGCGGGCATGCCATTGAATTTCGAATCAATGCCGAAAACTGGCAGAATGATTTTATTCCTTCACCGGGGGTGATCACACATTGGAAGTCGCCGGCCACAACGGGAGTACGCGTGGACACCCATGCCTATGAGTCATTCCGGATCAGTCCATATTATGATTCGATGATCGCAAAGCTGATCATTCATGGTCATGATCGAGAACACGCACTGGCCCGCGCCGAACAGGCCTTGGAGGAATTTCAGATCGCGGGCGTCGCTACCACGATCGGATTCCATCAGAAATTGCTACGGCACACCGATTTCAAAACAGGTAACATTTCAACCAAATGGGTGGAAGACAAGTTTCTCCCGGAGCACACTTGA
- a CDS encoding CaiB/BaiF CoA-transferase family protein — translation MTVPAMQDAAKGPLDDLTVIDFTTLAPGPLASLMLSNAGAEVIKVERSGIGDEMRIYKDAFGDNGVTFALLNAGKKSIAADLKDNVSINEIKSLIKECDVVLEQFRPGVMSRLGLGYDDLSAINSRLIYCSITGFGQTGPKASVAAHDLNYVADTGMLAIGDTSSGKPSIPQLLAADLAAGSYPAVMNILLALHRRVRTGRGCYIDVSMTDCLFPLMFWCLGLGWGTGDWPRYGNQLLTGGSPRYQVYATADGRYLAVAALEDRFWDVFCTAIGFDRDSIDETAKPQDVVAAIQGIIQSKSSACWKETFVDKDACAVIASTLEEAVGDAHYIARGVFDRKIRTDEGDIINALPMPFAECLMDSASIEKVVPALGEHNKLHGIS, via the coding sequence TTGACCGTTCCAGCAATGCAAGACGCAGCCAAAGGACCGCTTGATGATCTGACTGTCATAGACTTTACGACGCTTGCGCCCGGACCGCTCGCATCCCTGATGTTGTCCAACGCCGGTGCTGAAGTCATCAAGGTGGAACGTTCCGGCATCGGTGATGAAATGCGTATCTACAAGGATGCATTCGGAGACAACGGCGTGACTTTCGCGCTGCTGAACGCAGGCAAAAAAAGTATTGCTGCAGACTTGAAAGATAACGTATCTATCAATGAAATCAAGTCATTGATAAAAGAATGTGATGTAGTGCTTGAGCAATTCAGACCTGGTGTGATGTCGAGACTGGGTTTGGGATATGACGATCTTTCAGCGATCAATTCACGATTGATCTATTGCTCCATCACCGGATTTGGCCAGACCGGACCCAAGGCTTCGGTTGCTGCCCACGATCTCAATTATGTCGCAGATACCGGGATGCTCGCGATCGGGGATACCAGTTCCGGCAAGCCGTCTATTCCGCAACTGCTCGCGGCCGATCTGGCAGCGGGTTCATATCCGGCCGTCATGAATATTCTTCTGGCTCTTCATCGGCGAGTCCGTACGGGACGCGGGTGCTACATTGATGTATCGATGACAGACTGTCTGTTTCCCTTGATGTTCTGGTGTCTGGGATTGGGATGGGGGACGGGTGACTGGCCGCGATACGGTAATCAGCTCCTGACCGGCGGCTCACCGCGCTATCAGGTCTATGCAACAGCTGATGGACGCTACCTGGCCGTGGCGGCTCTTGAGGACCGATTCTGGGATGTGTTTTGTACTGCGATCGGTTTCGATCGGGATTCCATTGATGAAACTGCAAAACCTCAAGATGTTGTAGCGGCAATACAGGGAATCATCCAGAGCAAGAGTTCTGCTTGCTGGAAGGAGACGTTTGTCGATAAGGATGCCTGCGCGGTCATCGCGAGTACGCTCGAGGAAGCGGTCGGCGATGCGCATTACATCGCTCGCGGAGTCTTTGACCGAAAGATTCGGACCGATGAGGGTGACATCATCAATGCCTTGCCGATGCCATTTGCCGAGTGCCTTATGGATAGCGCCTCGATAGAAAAAGTTGTGCCTGCACTGGGCGAACACAACAAACTGCACGGGATCAGCTGA
- a CDS encoding BCCT family transporter: MSNNDHQKPNGSHVASSGILAGSNSFMAIASMVMIVGFVGYTISDVERAGTFFSGINGFITTSLDWFYIGTVCAVLVSVMWLPFSRFGDIKLGKDEDTPDFSTWSWVSMLFSAGLGSGLLYWGVAEPLYHVQGNPYLEAAGVEPNTAEAAVIAVRITLFHWGFHGWGLYVLVGLCLAYFAYRNDLPLTLRTALYPVLKERIFGVWGHIVDLVGVFGTIFGLATSLGMGVLAINAGLESLFGFTNSVGNQLILIGAITIMGTTSAVTGVEKGVRILSEANVIASIVLMVVFLIFGPTAFILGIMVTVTGDYLWNVIPMGFLIDGDPESQWQSWWTVFYWGWWIAWCPFVGLFIARISRGRTIREFVTFVLLMPTAVLILWLAVFGGGSIGMELFNQIGLIDVVNDDYSNAIYAALTGLNLGWFTSVLTVLTTILLISWFVTSSDSGTLVICTMLSMGDEHPPIKFRLFWGLLSGVVAGVLLLAGGLQALQTASIVAALPLAIICLLMVYGITKALREDHPLPDFADRREKVYLNR, encoded by the coding sequence ATGAGTAATAACGATCATCAAAAACCGAATGGATCTCATGTCGCATCGTCGGGCATATTAGCGGGTTCGAACTCATTCATGGCTATTGCTTCGATGGTCATGATTGTTGGATTCGTGGGTTACACGATATCAGACGTGGAGCGCGCAGGAACGTTCTTCTCTGGAATTAACGGATTTATCACCACGTCGCTTGACTGGTTTTACATTGGTACAGTCTGCGCGGTGCTCGTGAGTGTCATGTGGTTGCCATTCAGCAGGTTTGGGGACATCAAACTCGGCAAGGACGAAGACACACCGGATTTCTCAACCTGGTCGTGGGTCAGCATGCTTTTCAGTGCCGGACTCGGTTCCGGTCTGTTGTACTGGGGAGTGGCGGAGCCACTCTATCATGTGCAAGGCAATCCGTACCTTGAAGCCGCGGGAGTTGAACCCAATACCGCAGAAGCCGCGGTCATTGCCGTTCGAATTACCCTGTTCCATTGGGGATTTCACGGTTGGGGCCTGTACGTTCTAGTCGGGTTGTGCCTCGCCTACTTTGCCTATCGCAACGATCTTCCTCTAACTCTGAGAACTGCGTTATATCCGGTACTGAAAGAACGGATATTCGGTGTTTGGGGCCATATCGTTGATCTGGTCGGTGTGTTCGGTACTATCTTTGGTCTCGCCACTTCACTCGGAATGGGTGTGCTAGCAATCAATGCCGGGTTGGAGAGTCTTTTTGGATTCACCAATTCCGTTGGCAATCAGCTGATTCTGATCGGCGCAATTACCATAATGGGTACGACATCGGCGGTAACCGGAGTCGAAAAAGGTGTGAGAATACTCAGTGAAGCGAACGTTATCGCAAGCATCGTGCTGATGGTGGTTTTTCTCATCTTCGGTCCTACCGCATTCATACTGGGAATTATGGTGACGGTGACGGGAGATTATTTGTGGAACGTCATTCCGATGGGTTTCCTGATCGATGGAGATCCGGAAAGTCAATGGCAGAGCTGGTGGACAGTTTTTTACTGGGGCTGGTGGATCGCCTGGTGTCCGTTTGTGGGATTGTTTATCGCGCGAATATCGCGAGGTCGAACGATTCGAGAATTCGTCACATTCGTATTGCTGATGCCTACTGCAGTATTGATTCTGTGGCTCGCAGTATTTGGCGGTGGTTCTATCGGAATGGAACTATTCAATCAAATCGGCTTGATCGATGTTGTCAATGATGACTATTCGAATGCAATCTATGCGGCTCTGACAGGCTTGAACCTTGGTTGGTTTACTTCGGTGTTGACAGTTCTGACAACGATTCTGCTTATTTCCTGGTTTGTCACATCTTCGGATTCCGGCACGCTGGTTATCTGTACGATGCTGTCTATGGGCGACGAGCACCCGCCGATCAAATTCAGACTGTTCTGGGGACTGCTTTCGGGCGTTGTGGCTGGAGTCCTGCTGCTGGCAGGTGGACTGCAAGCCTTGCAGACAGCGTCAATCGTTGCTGCACTGCCGCTCGCGATAATTTGCTTGCTTATGGTTTACGGAATCACAAAAGCGCTTCGCGAGGATCATCCGCTTCCCGACTTCGCCGACCGCCGAGAGAAGGTCTATCTGAATCGATAG
- a CDS encoding 3-hydroxyacyl-CoA dehydrogenase NAD-binding domain-containing protein has protein sequence MKPISQIGVVGAGLIGSGWISRCSARNIDVLVYDPSPDGEQMAKAHVDNAWVALEKLGFGRERSGSVSFCDDLEEVAATCDFIQESAPENLELKKQLHQQMDSVAPPQVIIASSSSGLLPSEIQAQVSHPDRILIGHPFNPVYILPLVEIVTGEHTSEHFANEAADFYRSIGMYPLMVRKEIEGYVSDRIQEAVWREALHMIADGVASTKDIDDAIVYGPGLRWAIMGVCLTFHLAGGDQGMRHMLHQFGPALKLPWTHMEAPELTDDLIDRMVSGTQTQAAGRSIRELEQLRDNCLIEILEVLNRYEFAAGNTQFKADPVGPS, from the coding sequence ATGAAACCGATAAGCCAAATAGGCGTTGTCGGTGCGGGGCTGATCGGGTCGGGTTGGATATCCCGCTGCAGTGCGAGAAACATTGACGTATTGGTCTACGATCCGAGTCCAGACGGAGAACAGATGGCAAAGGCTCATGTTGACAATGCCTGGGTCGCACTTGAGAAACTCGGGTTTGGTCGGGAACGGTCTGGCTCAGTCAGTTTTTGCGATGACCTGGAGGAAGTCGCAGCAACCTGTGATTTCATTCAGGAAAGCGCGCCGGAAAACCTCGAGCTGAAAAAACAGTTGCACCAGCAAATGGATTCAGTCGCGCCGCCACAAGTCATAATCGCCTCCAGTTCATCGGGATTGCTGCCTTCTGAAATTCAGGCACAGGTTTCGCATCCTGACAGGATCCTGATCGGGCATCCCTTCAATCCTGTATACATCCTGCCGCTTGTGGAAATTGTCACAGGTGAGCATACATCGGAGCATTTCGCAAATGAGGCAGCGGATTTCTATCGCTCAATCGGCATGTATCCACTGATGGTTCGAAAGGAAATAGAGGGATATGTTTCAGATCGGATTCAGGAAGCGGTTTGGCGTGAGGCATTGCATATGATTGCCGATGGGGTTGCGTCAACAAAGGATATCGATGATGCGATCGTCTATGGACCCGGTTTGCGATGGGCGATTATGGGCGTTTGTCTTACATTTCATCTGGCAGGTGGAGATCAGGGAATGAGGCACATGCTCCATCAGTTCGGCCCTGCCTTGAAGTTGCCGTGGACACACATGGAAGCCCCTGAACTGACCGATGACCTCATTGACCGAATGGTATCCGGAACGCAGACCCAGGCCGCAGGCCGATCGATTCGGGAATTGGAACAGCTACGTGACAATTGCCTGATTGAGATTCTGGAAGTCCTGAACCGATACGAGTTTGCCGCTGGCAACACCCAATTCAAAGCCGATCCCGTCGGACCGTCTTGA
- the accB gene encoding acetyl-CoA carboxylase biotin carboxyl carrier protein, protein MNLSYQDIAEILKSIDESDAEQIEIEVEGFRLAVRKRTEGTQAPQGDRITADPLALPEKAEPEVAPPAPEPASQVSASHEPAQVEAPADHSIIRAPMVGTFYRRPDPESEPFVKQGSTVRAGDPLCLIEVMKLYTTIESTVDGTVVSIFAEEGSLVEFNQQLFLLSP, encoded by the coding sequence GTGAATCTGAGTTATCAGGACATTGCTGAAATACTCAAGTCAATCGATGAATCCGATGCGGAACAGATCGAGATTGAAGTCGAAGGCTTTCGTCTGGCTGTTCGCAAGCGGACTGAAGGCACCCAAGCCCCACAAGGCGACCGTATAACAGCAGACCCCCTCGCGCTGCCCGAAAAGGCCGAGCCTGAGGTCGCACCGCCAGCACCGGAACCGGCAAGTCAGGTATCGGCATCGCATGAACCTGCACAAGTGGAAGCCCCTGCCGATCACTCGATCATACGGGCCCCGATGGTTGGTACGTTCTACCGCCGACCCGACCCGGAATCTGAACCATTCGTCAAGCAAGGTTCAACCGTCAGGGCCGGTGATCCGCTTTGCCTCATCGAGGTGATGAAACTGTACACAACCATCGAGAGTACGGTAGACGGAACCGTCGTGTCAATTTTCGCAGAAGAAGGCAGTCTCGTTGAATTCAATCAGCAATTGTTTCTGCTCAGTCCGTAA